One window from the genome of Streptomyces cadmiisoli encodes:
- a CDS encoding sec-independent translocase has protein sequence MFNDIGPLELVALIVLAVLVFGPDKLPKVIQDVMRTVRKIREFSESAKQDIRTELGPEFKDFEFEDLNPKTFIRKQLDNDDLGLKELRNGFDLKKEMAEVTDAVHGRDTDQSDSSASSAAASSGARVDMTKKPDERPPFDADAT, from the coding sequence GTGTTCAATGACATAGGACCGCTAGAGCTGGTGGCGCTCATCGTCCTCGCCGTGCTCGTCTTCGGTCCGGACAAGCTCCCGAAGGTCATCCAGGACGTGATGCGTACGGTCCGGAAGATCCGCGAGTTCTCGGAGAGCGCCAAGCAGGACATCCGCACGGAACTGGGTCCGGAGTTCAAGGACTTCGAGTTCGAGGACCTGAACCCGAAGACGTTCATCCGCAAGCAGCTGGACAACGACGACCTGGGGCTCAAGGAGCTCCGCAACGGCTTCGACCTGAAGAAGGAGATGGCCGAGGTCACGGACGCCGTGCACGGCCGTGACACGGACCAGTCCGACTCCTCCGCCTCCTCGGCCGCCGCTTCCTCGGGGGCCCGGGTGGACATGACGAAGAAGCCCGACGAGCGTCCGCCCTTCGACGCCGACGCCACCTGA
- a CDS encoding DUF1003 domain-containing protein, which translates to MAPERETVGREPGREGVRERVPAGATATARHRGRLDQPRPPRRRILPEWDPEAFGKLSERIARFLGTGRFIVWMTFVIVAWVLWNVSAPSPLRFDEYPFIFLTLMLSLQASYAAPLILLAQNRQADRDRVNLEQDRKQNERSIADTEYLTREIAALRIGLGEVATRDWIRSELQDVVKDLEESADGHRLFPAERSGARDADDR; encoded by the coding sequence ATGGCTCCTGAGCGCGAGACCGTCGGCCGCGAGCCGGGGCGTGAGGGCGTCCGCGAGCGCGTTCCGGCGGGGGCCACCGCGACGGCCCGCCACCGCGGGCGCCTGGACCAGCCGCGCCCGCCGCGCCGCCGCATCCTGCCCGAGTGGGACCCGGAGGCCTTCGGCAAGCTGTCGGAGCGCATCGCGCGGTTCCTGGGCACGGGACGGTTCATCGTCTGGATGACGTTCGTGATCGTGGCGTGGGTGCTGTGGAACGTGTCCGCGCCCTCGCCGCTGCGCTTCGACGAGTACCCGTTCATCTTCCTGACGCTGATGCTCTCGCTGCAGGCCTCCTACGCCGCCCCGCTGATCCTGCTCGCGCAGAACCGGCAGGCCGACCGCGACCGGGTCAACCTGGAGCAGGACCGCAAACAGAACGAGCGGTCGATCGCCGACACCGAGTACCTGACCCGCGAGATCGCCGCCCTGCGGATCGGACTGGGCGAGGTGGCGACGCGGGACTGGATCCGCTCGGAACTGCAGGACGTGGTCAAGGACCTGGAGGAGAGCGCGGACGGCCACCGCCTATTCCCGGCGGAGCGGTCCGGGGCACGTGATGCAGACGACCGGTGA
- a CDS encoding Mrp/NBP35 family ATP-binding protein translates to MATEDAVREALATVNDPEINRPITDLGMVKSVEIGADGAVAVAVYLTVSGCPMRDTITQRVTDAVSRVEGVTRVDVELDVMSDEQRRELATSLRGGQAEREVPFAKPGSLTRVYAVASGKGGVGKSSVTVNLAAAMAADGLKVGVVDADIYGHSVPRMLGADGRPTQVENMIMPPSANGVKVISIGMFTPGNAPVVWRGPMLHRALQQFLSDVYWGDLDVLLLDLPPGTGDIAISVAQLVPNAEILVVTTPQQAAAEVAERAGAIAVQTHQKIVGVVENMSGLPCPHCGEMVDVFGTGGGQLVADGLTRTTGASVPVLGSIPIDIRLREGGDEGRPVVLSDPASPAGAALRSIAGKLGGRQRGLSGLSLGITPKNKF, encoded by the coding sequence ATGGCTACGGAAGACGCGGTGCGCGAGGCACTGGCGACAGTGAACGACCCCGAGATCAACCGGCCCATCACCGATCTCGGGATGGTCAAGTCGGTGGAGATCGGCGCGGACGGAGCGGTCGCGGTCGCGGTGTACCTGACGGTCTCCGGCTGTCCCATGCGGGACACGATCACGCAGCGCGTGACGGACGCGGTCTCCCGGGTCGAGGGGGTCACGCGGGTCGACGTCGAACTCGACGTGATGAGCGACGAGCAGCGCCGCGAGCTGGCGACGTCGCTGCGCGGCGGCCAGGCCGAGCGGGAGGTCCCGTTCGCCAAGCCGGGCTCGCTGACCCGGGTGTACGCGGTCGCGTCCGGCAAGGGCGGCGTCGGCAAGTCGTCCGTGACGGTCAACCTGGCGGCGGCGATGGCGGCCGACGGCCTGAAGGTGGGCGTCGTCGACGCCGACATCTACGGCCACTCCGTACCGCGCATGCTGGGTGCCGACGGGCGTCCCACCCAGGTCGAGAACATGATCATGCCGCCGTCCGCGAACGGCGTGAAGGTCATCTCCATCGGCATGTTCACCCCGGGCAACGCCCCCGTCGTCTGGCGCGGGCCGATGCTGCACCGCGCCCTCCAGCAGTTCCTGTCGGACGTGTACTGGGGCGACCTGGACGTCCTGCTGCTCGACCTGCCGCCCGGCACCGGCGACATCGCCATCTCCGTGGCCCAGCTGGTCCCGAACGCGGAGATCCTGGTCGTCACGACGCCGCAGCAGGCCGCAGCCGAGGTCGCCGAGCGGGCCGGCGCCATCGCGGTGCAGACCCACCAGAAGATCGTCGGCGTGGTCGAGAACATGTCGGGTCTGCCGTGTCCGCACTGCGGTGAGATGGTCGACGTGTTCGGCACGGGCGGCGGCCAGCTCGTCGCCGACGGCCTGACCCGGACGACCGGCGCGAGCGTCCCGGTCCTCGGGTCCATCCCGATCGACATCCGCCTGCGCGAGGGCGGCGACGAGGGCCGGCCGGTCGTCCTGTCCGACCCCGCCTCCCCGGCGGGCGCGGCCCTGCGCTCGATCGCGGGCAAGCTCGGCGGACGGCAGCGGGGCCTTTCGGGGCTGTCGCTGGGGATCACCCCGAAGAACAAGTTCTAG
- a CDS encoding magnesium and cobalt transport protein CorA, with the protein MSMIRDLRAAVRPSRPVLRKDTGPYDTTRDPGTSSAVVDCAVYRDGARVETPKAQTPHDAMRQVRRDGGFVWIGLHEPTEAEFAGIAREFGLHPLAVEDAVQAHQRPKLERYDDSLFTVFKTIHYVEHDELTANSQVVETGEVMCFTGRDFFITVRHGGQGSLRALRHRLQDDPELLAKGPSAVLHAIADHVVDGYIAVADAVQDDIDEVETEVFSPGRKGSPRGTDAGRIYQLKREVMEFKRAVSPLMRPLQLLSERPMRLIDPDIQKYFRDVADHLARVQEQVTGFDELLNSILQANLAQASVAQNEDMRKITSWAAIIAVPTMVCGVYGMNFDYMPELRWRFGYPMVLGITAMICLGIHRTLKRNGWL; encoded by the coding sequence ATGTCGATGATCCGCGACCTCCGTGCTGCGGTCCGCCCGTCGCGTCCCGTGCTGCGCAAGGACACCGGCCCGTACGACACCACGCGCGACCCCGGCACGAGCTCCGCCGTCGTCGACTGCGCCGTCTACCGCGACGGCGCCCGCGTCGAGACCCCGAAGGCGCAGACCCCGCACGACGCGATGCGGCAGGTGCGGCGCGACGGCGGCTTCGTGTGGATCGGCCTGCACGAGCCGACCGAAGCCGAATTCGCCGGTATCGCACGCGAGTTCGGACTGCACCCGCTGGCCGTCGAGGACGCCGTCCAGGCCCACCAGCGCCCCAAGCTGGAGCGCTACGACGACTCCCTGTTCACCGTCTTCAAGACGATCCACTACGTCGAGCACGACGAACTCACCGCCAACAGCCAGGTCGTCGAGACCGGCGAGGTCATGTGCTTCACCGGCCGGGACTTCTTCATCACCGTCCGGCACGGCGGCCAGGGCTCGCTGAGGGCCCTGCGGCACCGGCTCCAGGACGACCCCGAGCTGCTCGCCAAGGGCCCCTCCGCGGTGCTGCACGCCATCGCCGACCACGTGGTGGACGGGTACATCGCGGTCGCCGACGCGGTGCAGGACGACATCGACGAGGTGGAGACGGAGGTGTTCTCGCCGGGCCGCAAGGGCAGCCCGCGCGGTACCGACGCCGGCCGGATCTACCAGCTCAAGCGCGAGGTGATGGAGTTCAAGCGGGCGGTGTCGCCGCTCATGCGGCCGCTGCAGCTGCTCAGCGAGCGGCCCATGCGGCTGATCGACCCCGACATCCAGAAGTACTTCCGGGACGTCGCCGACCACCTGGCGCGGGTGCAGGAGCAGGTGACCGGCTTCGACGAACTGCTGAACTCCATCCTCCAGGCCAACCTCGCCCAGGCGTCCGTCGCCCAGAACGAGGACATGCGCAAGATCACTTCGTGGGCGGCCATCATCGCCGTACCGACGATGGTCTGCGGTGTGTACGGAATGAACTTCGACTACATGCCGGAGCTGCGCTGGAGGTTCGGCTACCCGATGGTGCTCGGGATCACCGCGATGATCTGCCTCGGCATCCACCGGACGCTGAAGCGCAACGGCTGGCTGTGA
- a CDS encoding magnesium transporter MgtE N-terminal domain-containing protein yields the protein MAAGAPRIFVSHLSGVAVFDPSGDQVGRVRDLVVMLRVGRRPPRVLGLVVELSTRRRIFLPMTRVTGIESGQVITTGVLNVRRFEQRPTERLVFGELLDRRVALVETGEEVTVLDLSVQQLPARRDWEIDRVFVRKGRKSRGFRRAKGETLTVEWSAVTGFSLEEHGQGAENLLATFEQLHPADLANVLHHLSPKRRAEVAAALDDDRLADVLEELPEDDQIEILGKLQGERAADVLEAMDPDDAADLLGELPEEEKERLLSLMEPADAAEMRRLMAYEEHTAGGLMTTEPIVLRPDATVADALARVRNRDLSPALAAQVYVCRPPDETPTGKYLGTVHFQRLLRDPPYTLVSALIDDDPQTLAPGAALPLVAGFFATYDMVAAPVVDDSGALLGAVTVDDVLDHMLPDDWRETEFDLDADGAEDEGMAAHGS from the coding sequence ATGGCAGCGGGCGCCCCCCGGATCTTCGTCTCGCACCTGTCGGGCGTCGCCGTCTTCGACCCGAGCGGCGACCAGGTGGGCAGGGTGCGCGATCTGGTCGTGATGCTGCGCGTCGGCCGCCGGCCGCCGCGGGTGCTCGGCCTGGTCGTCGAACTCTCCACCCGCCGCCGCATCTTCCTGCCCATGACCCGGGTGACCGGTATCGAGTCCGGCCAGGTCATCACCACCGGCGTGCTCAACGTCCGCCGATTCGAGCAACGCCCCACCGAGCGGCTGGTCTTCGGTGAACTGCTCGACCGGCGCGTGGCGCTCGTCGAGACGGGCGAGGAGGTCACCGTCCTCGACCTGTCGGTGCAGCAGCTGCCCGCCCGCCGCGACTGGGAGATCGACCGCGTCTTCGTGCGCAAGGGCAGAAAGAGCCGCGGCTTCCGGCGGGCCAAGGGCGAGACGCTGACCGTCGAATGGTCCGCCGTCACCGGTTTCTCCCTGGAGGAGCACGGACAGGGCGCCGAGAATCTGCTCGCCACCTTCGAACAGCTGCACCCCGCCGACCTCGCCAACGTCCTGCACCACCTCTCCCCCAAGCGGCGGGCCGAGGTCGCCGCCGCCCTCGACGACGACCGTCTGGCCGATGTGCTCGAGGAACTCCCGGAGGACGATCAGATCGAGATCCTCGGCAAGCTCCAGGGCGAGCGCGCCGCCGACGTCCTGGAGGCGATGGACCCGGACGACGCGGCCGATCTGCTCGGTGAACTGCCGGAGGAGGAGAAGGAGCGGCTGCTCAGCCTGATGGAGCCCGCCGACGCGGCCGAGATGCGGCGCCTGATGGCGTACGAGGAGCACACCGCCGGCGGTCTGATGACCACCGAGCCGATCGTGCTGCGACCGGACGCCACCGTCGCCGACGCCCTCGCCCGGGTCCGCAACCGCGACCTGTCCCCCGCCCTCGCCGCCCAGGTGTACGTCTGCCGCCCGCCGGACGAGACGCCGACGGGGAAGTACCTGGGCACCGTCCACTTCCAGCGGCTGCTGCGCGATCCGCCGTACACCCTCGTCAGCGCACTGATCGACGACGACCCGCAGACCCTGGCACCGGGCGCGGCGCTGCCGCTGGTCGCCGGGTTCTTCGCGACGTACGACATGGTGGCCGCGCCCGTCGTCGACGACTCCGGGGCGCTGCTGGGCGCGGTGACCGTGGACGACGTGCTGGACCACATGCTGCCGGACGACTGGCGGGAGACGGAGTTCGACCTCGACGCGGACGGCGCCGAGGACGAGGGGATGGCCGCGCATGGCTCCTGA
- a CDS encoding S1C family serine protease has protein sequence MNEGKPTQGSTGQPEEATASPVGETAGDFELARPAGVPGSAAVSSDGDFELRRPQDAPDTPVSTASAAPDLSSSAAPVFEVPDSSGSAAWVSEVPEASAFAASVSEEAEPFGAVVPAESSLPGVPEGADAPVGGAGEPVPVDDAAAHVPPAPVTPLHDPDPYSTPPYGRPGPWAPAPPVQHPGTTPAQGTAISAPAPPARHPAAPPAPPHGVPAPLPATDTSVPAPGAAAPMPHPAASAHPEPPGPLAPPPHADGTQVPGAPAAGPYAAADGPPPGTQTPYAPVPTGSGALTAPGALAGDSVPPTDPWGRYDPWAVSAAGGGAGPLQQTGARVLTEQQRRRRAWKVIVLGAALIALAAGGLGGMVGAYLERNGVAEVELPQAGREPVDRPDDSVAGIAAKALPSVVTLHVSGAQEQGTGTGFVLDGRGHILTNDHVVGPAGDDGEITVTFHSGDTAEAEVVGRDSGYDLAVVRVRGVSGLRPLPLGNSDNVQVGDPVIAIGAPFDLAGTVTTGIISAKQRPITAGGDGGDGSDISYVDALQTDAAINPGNSGGPLLDARARVIGINSAIRSADDGSDAESGRSGSIGLGFAIPVNQGKRVAEELINTGRATHPVIGVTLDMNYTGDGARVGGKGSDGGPPVTRGGPGDKAGIRAGDVITEVDGQRVHSGEELIVKTRAHRPGDRLELTLVRDGEERTISLVLGSSGGD, from the coding sequence ATGAACGAGGGGAAGCCCACGCAGGGCAGTACGGGGCAGCCGGAGGAGGCCACGGCCTCGCCGGTCGGCGAGACCGCCGGGGATTTCGAGCTGGCGCGCCCCGCCGGCGTACCGGGCTCCGCCGCGGTGTCCTCCGACGGGGACTTCGAGCTGCGGCGACCGCAGGACGCACCGGACACCCCGGTGAGCACGGCCTCCGCAGCACCGGATCTGTCGAGTTCCGCGGCGCCGGTGTTCGAGGTGCCGGATTCGTCGGGTTCCGCGGCGTGGGTGTCGGAGGTGCCGGAGGCGTCGGCTTTCGCGGCGTCGGTGTCCGAGGAGGCGGAGCCGTTCGGGGCCGTCGTCCCGGCCGAGTCGTCCCTGCCCGGCGTGCCGGAGGGCGCGGACGCTCCCGTGGGCGGCGCGGGTGAGCCCGTCCCGGTCGACGACGCGGCCGCGCACGTCCCGCCGGCTCCCGTGACGCCCCTGCACGACCCCGACCCCTACAGCACCCCGCCGTACGGCAGGCCCGGACCGTGGGCGCCCGCTCCGCCGGTGCAGCACCCGGGGACGACGCCCGCGCAGGGCACGGCGATATCCGCGCCCGCTCCGCCGGCCCGGCACCCGGCCGCCCCGCCCGCGCCACCGCACGGCGTGCCCGCGCCGCTGCCCGCGACGGACACCTCCGTTCCGGCACCCGGCGCTGCTGCGCCCATGCCCCATCCGGCGGCATCGGCCCACCCGGAGCCGCCAGGCCCCCTTGCGCCGCCCCCGCACGCCGACGGCACCCAGGTGCCCGGCGCCCCCGCGGCGGGCCCGTACGCCGCGGCGGACGGGCCTCCCCCGGGCACACAGACCCCGTACGCCCCGGTGCCCACCGGCTCCGGCGCCCTCACCGCCCCCGGCGCCCTCGCCGGCGACTCCGTGCCCCCCACCGATCCCTGGGGGCGCTACGACCCCTGGGCCGTGTCGGCGGCGGGCGGGGGTGCGGGGCCGCTTCAGCAGACCGGGGCGAGGGTGCTCACCGAGCAGCAGCGGCGCAGGCGGGCCTGGAAGGTGATCGTCCTCGGTGCCGCGCTGATCGCGCTCGCGGCGGGTGGCCTGGGCGGCATGGTGGGGGCCTATCTGGAGCGCAACGGCGTGGCGGAGGTGGAGTTGCCGCAGGCCGGCCGGGAGCCCGTGGACCGGCCCGACGACAGCGTGGCCGGGATCGCCGCGAAGGCCCTGCCCAGCGTGGTCACCCTGCACGTCAGCGGCGCGCAGGAACAGGGCACCGGCACCGGCTTCGTCCTGGACGGCCGCGGCCACATCCTCACCAACGACCACGTCGTGGGACCCGCCGGGGACGACGGCGAGATAACCGTCACGTTCCACAGCGGCGACACCGCCGAGGCGGAGGTCGTGGGCCGGGACAGCGGCTACGACCTGGCCGTCGTGCGAGTCCGCGGTGTGAGCGGTCTCCGCCCCCTGCCGCTCGGCAACTCGGACAACGTCCAGGTCGGCGACCCGGTGATCGCCATCGGCGCCCCCTTCGACCTCGCCGGGACCGTCACCACCGGCATCATCAGCGCCAAGCAGCGCCCCATCACCGCGGGCGGCGACGGCGGCGACGGCAGCGACATCTCCTACGTCGACGCCCTCCAGACCGACGCCGCCATCAACCCCGGCAACTCCGGCGGCCCCCTGCTCGACGCGCGGGCCCGCGTCATCGGCATCAACTCCGCGATCCGCTCGGCCGACGACGGCTCCGACGCGGAGAGCGGCCGGTCCGGCTCCATCGGGCTCGGCTTCGCCATCCCGGTCAACCAGGGCAAGCGCGTCGCCGAGGAACTGATCAACACCGGTCGGGCGACCCACCCGGTCATCGGCGTCACCCTCGACATGAACTACACCGGCGACGGCGCCCGGGTGGGCGGCAAGGGCAGCGACGGCGGCCCGCCGGTCACCCGGGGCGGCCCCGGTGACAAGGCCGGCATCAGGGCGGGCGACGTCATCACCGAGGTCGACGGCCAGCGCGTCCACTCCGGTGAGGAACTGATCGTCAAGACCCGCGCCCACCGCCCCGGCGACCGCCTGGAGCTGACCTTGGTGCGCGACGGCGAGGAACGGACGATCTCGCTGGTGCTCGGTTCGTCGGGCGGCGACTGA
- a CDS encoding suppressor of fused domain protein, with amino-acid sequence MADVLPLVEARLRTTLGEPDARAAVTFLGTDRVEVLRFQQGDVVRYATLGMSAQPMAEPTAMLADPVQGPRAELILSVRSGRADTDKVLRPLAVLAASPQVEGLVVAPGASLDVGEALWPDAPFTSVLVAEPGGLVEDLELAEPLDPVRFLPLLPMTPNEAAWKRVHGAQALQERWLSEGTDLRDPARRSVTLE; translated from the coding sequence ATGGCAGATGTTCTTCCTCTGGTCGAGGCACGGTTGCGCACCACGCTGGGCGAACCGGACGCGCGCGCCGCGGTCACCTTCCTCGGTACGGACCGCGTCGAGGTGCTGCGTTTCCAGCAGGGGGACGTCGTCCGCTACGCCACGCTCGGCATGTCGGCCCAGCCCATGGCGGAGCCCACCGCGATGCTCGCCGACCCGGTCCAGGGGCCGCGCGCCGAACTGATCCTCTCGGTCCGATCCGGCCGCGCCGACACCGACAAGGTGCTCCGGCCGCTCGCCGTGCTCGCCGCGTCCCCGCAGGTCGAGGGTCTGGTGGTGGCTCCCGGCGCCTCGCTCGACGTCGGCGAGGCGCTGTGGCCCGATGCCCCGTTCACCTCGGTCCTGGTGGCCGAGCCGGGCGGACTGGTCGAGGACCTGGAACTCGCCGAGCCGCTCGATCCCGTCCGCTTCCTTCCCCTGCTGCCCATGACGCCGAACGAGGCCGCCTGGAAGCGGGTGCACGGCGCGCAGGCGCTCCAGGAGAGGTGGCTGTCCGAGGGCACGGACCTACGGGACCCGGCCCGCAGATCCGTCACCCTGGAGTGA